Within the Mycobacteriales bacterium genome, the region TCCCGACGGCGACGAGCGTCCGGGCGATCCCGGCAAAGCTGCTCATCGACAACCGGGTTGTGATCAACAACCACCTCCGCCGCGGTCGCGGTGGCAAGGTGTCGTTCACCCACATGATCGGCTTCGCCCTGATCCGGGCGCTCGACGCAGTACCCGCCATGAACCGGGCGTTCACCGACGCCGACGGCAAGCCCGGGGTCGCCGTCCCGGAACACATCAATCTCGGGATCGCGATCGACCTCCAAAAGGACGACGGATCTCGCCAACTGCTGGTGCCCTGCGTGAAGAGCTGCGAGGCGCTGGACTTCGGCCAGTTCTGGACCGCGTACGAGGACGTCGTGCGCAAGGCACGAACCGGCAAGCTCAACGCCGACGACTTCGCCGGCACCACGATCAGCCTGACGAACCCGGGGACTATCGGCACCGTGCATTCGGTACCCCGGCTGATGACCGGGCAGGGAGCGATCATCGGCGTCGGGGCGATGGAGTACCCGGCCGAGTACCAGGGGGCGAACCCGGAAACGCTGGCCCGGCTGGCCGTCAGCAAGGTGCTCACCCTGACCAGCACCTACGACCACCGGGTCATCCAGGGCGCCGAGTCCGGGGACTTCCTACGCCGCATGCACGACCTGCTGCTCGGCGACGGCGGCTTCTACGACGAGCTGTTTCGGAGCCTGCGGATCCCCTATGAGCCGGTCCGCTGGGTCACCGACATAGCCGCGAGCCACGACGACGAGGTGTCCCGGCCGGCCCGGGTCCTGGAACTGATCCATGCGTTCCGGGTCCGTGGCCACCTGATGGCGGACACGAACCCACTGGAATTCGAATTGCGCCGCCATCCCGATCTCGACGTCGTCAATCACGGGTTGTCGCTGTGGGATCTCGACCGCGGCTTTGCGACCGGAGGCTTCGGCGATCAGCCGGTGATGAAGCTTCGGGACGTCCTCGGTGTGCTCCGCGACTCGTACTGCCGCACGGTCGGCATCGAGTACATGCACATCCAGGATCCGGAACAACGGCGTTGGATCCAGGACCGGGTCGAGCGGCCGCACGCAAAACCGGCTCGCGAGGAGCAGCTGCACATCCTCGGCAAGCTCAACCAGGCCGAGGCTTTCGAGACGTTCCTCCAGACCAAGTACGTAGGCCAGAAGCGCTTCTCGCTGGAAGGCGCGGAGACGACGATCGCCCTGCTCGACGCGTTGATCGATGCGGCCGCGCACGCCGACATGGACGAAGTTGCGATCGGAATGGCCCACCGTGGGCGGCTGAACGTGCTCGCCAACAATGTCGGCAAGAGCTACGGCGAGATCTTCCGCGAGTTCGAAGGGAACCTGGACCCGAAGAGCGCGCACGGCTCCGGCGACGTCAAATATCACCTGGGCGCCGAGGGTTCCTACCGGTCCGAGGACGGCCCCGGGGTGACGGTGACCCTGACCTCGAACCCGAGCCACCTCGAGGCGGTCGACCCGGTGCTCGAGGGGATCGCCCGGGCCAAGCAAGATCTGATCAACCGGGGCGAAGGTGGATTCACGGTCGTCCCGGTCCTCATCCACGGGGATGCCGCGTTCGCCGGCCAGGGGGTGGTCGCCGAGACGCTCAACCTGTCCCAACTCCGCGGATACCGAACGGGTGGCACGGTCCACGTCGTCGTCAACAACCAGGTCGGCTTCACCACCTCTCCGGCGGCCGGCCGGTCCAGCGTGTACGCAACCGACGTCGCCCGGATGATCCAGGCACCGATCTTCCACGTGAACGGCGACGATCCGGAGGCGAGCGTCCGGGTCGCCCGACTGGCCTTCGACTTCCGCCAGGCGTTCAAAAAGGATGTCGTCATCGATCTCATCTGCTACCGCCGGCGGGGGCACAACGAGGCCGACGACCCGTCCCTCACCCAGCCGCTGATGTATGACCTGATCGACGCCAAGCGGAGCGTCCGGAAGCTGTACACCGAGTCACTCATCGGCCGTGGCGACATCAGCGTGGAGGAGGCCGAGCGAGCGCTGAAGGACTATCAGGAGCAGCTCGAGAAGGTCTTCGCCGAGACCAGGGAGGCGGGACACGCTCCGGCCAGCCCCTGGGTCGAGCAGTCCTCGGAACCGACACCCGACGAAGACGTCGAGACCGCGGTGAGCGATGAGGTGCTCAAGCGGATCTCCGACGGCCAGCTCACGGCCCCGGATGGCTTCACGGTGCACCCCCGGCTACTCACCCAGCTGCAGCGACGCAACCAGATGCTCGCCGAGAACGCGGTCGACTGGGCCACCGCCGAGACCTTCGCATTCGGCGCGATCTTGCTCGAGGGCCGCGTCGTGCGCTTGTCCGGCCAGGACACGCGTCGCGGCACCTTCGGACAGCGGCATGCGGTGATCGTCGACCGCAAGACGGGGGAGGAGTACACCCCGCTGGCCCACCTGGCGCCCGATCAGGGGGCCTTCTACCTCTACGACTCGCTGCTCTCGGAGTACGCGGCCATGGGGTTCGAGTACGGCTATTCGGTTGCCCGGCCGGAGGCTTTGGTCTGCTGGGAAGCTCAGTTCGGCGACTTCGCCGACGGCGCTCAGACTGTTATCGACGAGTTCATCGCGAGCGGCGAGGCCAAGTGGGGGCAGCGCTCGTCCCTCACCCTGCTGCTGCCGCACGGCTACGAGGGCCAGGGGCCGGACCACTCCTCGGCCCGGATCGAGCGTTTCCTCGCGATGTGCGCGCAGGACAACCTGACGGTCGCCATGCCGAGCACACCGGCGAACTATTTCCACCTGCTCCGACGCCAGGCGCTGACCAGGCGGCGCCGGCCGCTCGTCGTCTTCACCCCGAAATCGCTGCTGCGGCTCAAAGCCGCGACCTCACCCGCAGCGGCCTTCACCGGGGGGCGGTGGGAGCGCGTTATCCCCGATCCGGAGGGCCCACCGGCAGACCGGGTGCGGCGGATCCTCATGTGCACCGGCAAGGCCTATTACGAGCTTGCCCGGGCGAGGGACAAGGCCCCCGCCGACCTGGCCGCGGCCACCACCATCGTCCGCATCGAGCAGCTCTACCCGCTTCCGGCGGCCGAGATCGAATCGGTGCTCGAGTCCTACCCGACCGACGCCGAGCTGGTCTGGGCACAAGAGGAACCGGCGAACATGGGCGCGTGGCCGTTCATGGCGCTGAACCTGCCGCCGGTCCTCGGCGACCGCATGCTCTCCTCGGCCACCCGCCCGGCGAGCGCGTCAACGGCCACCGGCTCGATGCTCGCGCACGAGGGGGAACAGCAGCGTCTGTTCGACCGCGCGTTCGGCGCACGGCCGCGCTGAGCCGTGTACGCGACCGACCGTGGCATCGAGGAGCTCTCCGGACGCCGCGGGGAGGAGGAGGTCAGCCTGGCGTGGCTGGCGGAACGGCTCCGTGACTTCGTCGACCTCCACCCCGAGCTCGACGCCCCCGTCGATCGGCTGGCCAGCTGGCTGGCCCGGCTCGACGAGGAGTAGGCCGGCGGCCGCCACTCAGACGGTCAGGACGATCTTGCCGAACACGTCCCCCGCCGCGAGCCGGGCAAAGCCGGCCGCCGCGTCCGCCAGCGCGAACACCCCGTCGATCGGCGGTCGCACGCCGGTGACCTCGCAGAATCGGAGCAGCGCCTCGAGCTCCTCCCTGGTCCCCATCGTCGACCCGACAACCGAGAGCTGGGTGAAGAACACCCGGCTCAGGTCCGCGGGGGGGGTTCGATCCAGAGGTGGCTCCGGACACGACGACGGTGCCTCCCGGGCGCAGACACCGCAGCGAATGCGCCCACGTCGCCTGGCCGACCGTCTCCATGACCGCGTCGACCCGCTCGGGCAACCGCGCGCCCGGCGGGAACACCGCGTCGGCACCTAGCTCGCCCACCCGCACGCGCTTCGCCTCGTCCCGGCTGGTCGCCCACATCCGGTACCCGGCGGCTCGCCCGAGCATGACGAGCGCGGTCGCCACCCCGCCGCCGGCGCCCTGGACCAGCACGGTGCCGCCGGGTGCGACCCCAGACTTGGTGAACAGCA harbors:
- a CDS encoding zinc-binding dehydrogenase, which encodes MPTRCSRRARGCPSGSTRSWRRSARRRGRIRCGVCAREAPSSCPEPPLDRTPPADLSRVFFTQLSVVGSTMGTREELEALLRFCEVTGVRPPIDGVFALADAAAGFARLAAGDVFGKIVLTV
- a CDS encoding multifunctional oxoglutarate decarboxylase/oxoglutarate dehydrogenase thiamine pyrophosphate-binding subunit/dihydrolipoyllysine-residue succinyltransferase subunit encodes the protein MTTQSDDPLAGFGPNEWLVYEMYQQYVKDPESVDRAWWDFFADYQPGELPASRDSRGPAVPAANGQPPAARPPAPPAANPAAPPAANPAPPAAAPPLASPAPTADPAGNAGGPEVRPLRGAAARVVTNMEASLTVPTATSVRAIPAKLLIDNRVVINNHLRRGRGGKVSFTHMIGFALIRALDAVPAMNRAFTDADGKPGVAVPEHINLGIAIDLQKDDGSRQLLVPCVKSCEALDFGQFWTAYEDVVRKARTGKLNADDFAGTTISLTNPGTIGTVHSVPRLMTGQGAIIGVGAMEYPAEYQGANPETLARLAVSKVLTLTSTYDHRVIQGAESGDFLRRMHDLLLGDGGFYDELFRSLRIPYEPVRWVTDIAASHDDEVSRPARVLELIHAFRVRGHLMADTNPLEFELRRHPDLDVVNHGLSLWDLDRGFATGGFGDQPVMKLRDVLGVLRDSYCRTVGIEYMHIQDPEQRRWIQDRVERPHAKPAREEQLHILGKLNQAEAFETFLQTKYVGQKRFSLEGAETTIALLDALIDAAAHADMDEVAIGMAHRGRLNVLANNVGKSYGEIFREFEGNLDPKSAHGSGDVKYHLGAEGSYRSEDGPGVTVTLTSNPSHLEAVDPVLEGIARAKQDLINRGEGGFTVVPVLIHGDAAFAGQGVVAETLNLSQLRGYRTGGTVHVVVNNQVGFTTSPAAGRSSVYATDVARMIQAPIFHVNGDDPEASVRVARLAFDFRQAFKKDVVIDLICYRRRGHNEADDPSLTQPLMYDLIDAKRSVRKLYTESLIGRGDISVEEAERALKDYQEQLEKVFAETREAGHAPASPWVEQSSEPTPDEDVETAVSDEVLKRISDGQLTAPDGFTVHPRLLTQLQRRNQMLAENAVDWATAETFAFGAILLEGRVVRLSGQDTRRGTFGQRHAVIVDRKTGEEYTPLAHLAPDQGAFYLYDSLLSEYAAMGFEYGYSVARPEALVCWEAQFGDFADGAQTVIDEFIASGEAKWGQRSSLTLLLPHGYEGQGPDHSSARIERFLAMCAQDNLTVAMPSTPANYFHLLRRQALTRRRRPLVVFTPKSLLRLKAATSPAAAFTGGRWERVIPDPEGPPADRVRRILMCTGKAYYELARARDKAPADLAAATTIVRIEQLYPLPAAEIESVLESYPTDAELVWAQEEPANMGAWPFMALNLPPVLGDRMLSSATRPASASTATGSMLAHEGEQQRLFDRAFGARPR
- a CDS encoding DUF6104 family protein, translated to MYATDRGIEELSGRRGEEEVSLAWLAERLRDFVDLHPELDAPVDRLASWLARLDEE